A single Symbiobacterium thermophilum IAM 14863 DNA region contains:
- a CDS encoding amino acid ABC transporter ATP-binding protein — protein MGEPIIVIEGLKKSFGRLEVLRGIDLTIHQGEVVVVIGPSGSGKSTLLRCINFLEKPTAGRVLFHGEEVGQRLVNGRLVPLPEKVLDQQRARMGMVFQRFNLFPHMTALENVIEAPIRVRKLPRHEAEELGLRLLRRVGLADKAGQYPNFLSGGQQQRVAIARALAMEPDVMLFDEPTSALDPELVGEVLQVMQDLANDGMTMVVVTHEMGFAREVGDRVIFMDGGLILEEGPPEQIFGEPRHPRTREFLSKVLH, from the coding sequence ATGGGCGAACCCATCATCGTCATCGAGGGGCTGAAGAAGAGCTTCGGCAGGCTGGAGGTGCTCAGGGGCATCGACCTGACCATCCACCAGGGGGAGGTCGTGGTGGTCATCGGCCCTTCCGGCTCGGGCAAGTCCACCCTGCTGCGCTGCATCAACTTCCTGGAGAAGCCCACCGCCGGGCGGGTGCTCTTCCACGGGGAGGAGGTGGGGCAGCGGCTCGTGAACGGCCGGCTCGTCCCCCTTCCCGAGAAGGTGCTGGACCAGCAGCGGGCCCGCATGGGCATGGTCTTCCAGCGCTTCAACCTGTTCCCGCACATGACCGCCCTGGAGAACGTCATCGAGGCGCCGATCCGGGTCCGGAAGCTGCCCAGGCACGAGGCCGAGGAGCTGGGGCTGCGCCTGCTCCGGCGGGTGGGCCTCGCCGACAAGGCCGGCCAGTACCCCAACTTCCTCTCCGGCGGCCAGCAGCAGCGGGTGGCCATCGCCCGGGCCCTGGCGATGGAGCCCGACGTGATGCTCTTCGACGAACCCACCTCCGCCCTGGACCCCGAGCTGGTGGGCGAGGTGCTGCAGGTGATGCAGGACCTGGCCAACGACGGCATGACCATGGTGGTCGTCACCCACGAGATGGGCTTCGCCCGGGAGGTGGGGGACCGGGTGATCTTCATGGACGGCGGCCTGATCCTGGAGGAGGGTCCCCCCGAGCAGATCTTCGGGGAGCCGCGCCATCCCCGGACCCGAGAGTTCCTCTCCAAGGTGCTGCACTGA
- a CDS encoding ABC transporter substrate-binding protein, with amino-acid sequence MRKSSAFLLVILLLTALALAACGGARSSDGGQPSGGSAAQQPSGGAQAPADAGAEAPSAGESAQPASSLERIKAEGVLRVGIDASYPPMEFVDEDGKTPIGFDIDLANAVAEKLGVKADFTIIDWAGIQAGLLGGHYDVIMSSMTITEERQKEMDFVQYLTMGIAYASRPGVEVRSDADLDGKIVVVQEETTAQYYVEDLMADKGIQPKELRSFPYATDAFRELANGRADVVAIDAPVAGYYAQLDPDQYRVTGFAEMDPDPIGIALRKGETELREALQKAVEELEAEGVLRELQVKWFGDAAGQ; translated from the coding sequence ATGAGAAAGAGTTCCGCTTTCCTCCTGGTTATCCTGCTCCTGACCGCGTTGGCGCTCGCCGCGTGCGGGGGTGCCCGGTCGTCGGACGGCGGCCAGCCCTCCGGCGGCAGCGCCGCCCAGCAGCCGTCCGGAGGCGCGCAGGCGCCGGCCGACGCCGGGGCGGAGGCGCCGTCGGCCGGAGAGTCCGCGCAGCCGGCCAGCTCCCTCGAGCGGATCAAGGCCGAGGGCGTGCTGCGGGTCGGCATTGACGCGTCCTACCCGCCGATGGAGTTCGTGGATGAGGACGGCAAGACCCCGATCGGCTTCGACATCGACCTGGCCAACGCCGTCGCGGAGAAGCTGGGCGTGAAGGCCGACTTCACCATCATCGACTGGGCGGGCATTCAGGCCGGCCTGCTCGGCGGCCACTACGACGTCATCATGTCCTCGATGACCATCACGGAAGAGCGGCAGAAGGAGATGGACTTCGTCCAGTACCTGACGATGGGCATCGCCTACGCCTCCCGGCCGGGGGTGGAGGTCAGGTCCGACGCGGACCTGGACGGCAAGATCGTCGTCGTCCAGGAGGAGACCACCGCCCAGTACTACGTCGAGGATCTCATGGCCGACAAGGGCATCCAGCCCAAGGAGCTCCGTTCCTTCCCGTACGCCACCGACGCCTTCCGGGAGCTGGCCAACGGCCGGGCCGACGTGGTGGCCATCGACGCCCCGGTGGCCGGTTACTACGCCCAGCTGGACCCCGACCAGTACCGGGTGACCGGGTTTGCCGAGATGGATCCCGACCCCATCGGCATCGCCCTGCGCAAGGGGGAGACCGAGTTGCGGGAGGCGCTCCAGAAGGCCGTGGAGGAGCTGGAGGCCGAGGGCGTGCTCCGGGAGCTGCAGGTCAAGTGGTTCGGCGACGCGGCCGGGCAGTAG
- a CDS encoding amino acid ABC transporter permease — MARFIEHTLNILPVLFEGLGVTLKLTALSALFGTLLGLLAALARISRNPLFTVPATLYVNLFRGTPLLLQLLFIYNALPQLGLLIQPFPAAVLGYSLNSGAYIAEIIRAAIQSIDRGQMEAARSLGMSYGLAMRRIILPQTYRRLLPPMVNELSALTKDTSLASTISILELMKYSSQFVSRTNLAWQTYVWTAAFYLVVTMTLSALASRLEKKLEARG, encoded by the coding sequence TTGGCCAGGTTCATCGAACATACCCTCAACATCCTGCCCGTCCTCTTCGAGGGGCTGGGCGTCACGCTGAAGCTCACGGCCCTCAGCGCCCTCTTCGGCACCCTCCTGGGGCTGCTGGCGGCCCTGGCGCGCATCTCCCGCAACCCGCTGTTCACCGTGCCCGCGACCCTTTACGTCAACCTGTTTCGCGGGACGCCGCTGCTGCTGCAGCTGCTCTTCATCTACAACGCCCTGCCCCAGCTGGGGCTCCTCATCCAGCCCTTCCCGGCGGCCGTGCTGGGGTACAGCCTGAACTCCGGCGCCTACATCGCGGAGATCATCCGGGCCGCCATCCAGTCCATCGACCGGGGGCAGATGGAGGCCGCCCGGTCCCTGGGCATGTCCTACGGGCTGGCGATGCGCCGGATCATCCTGCCCCAGACCTACCGCCGCCTGCTGCCGCCGATGGTCAACGAGCTGTCCGCCCTGACCAAGGACACCTCGCTGGCCTCCACCATCTCCATCCTGGAGCTGATGAAGTACTCGTCGCAGTTCGTCTCCCGCACCAACCTGGCGTGGCAGACCTACGTCTGGACGGCGGCGTTTTACCTGGTGGTCACCATGACCCTGAGCGCGCTGGCCAGCCGGCTGGAGAAGAAGCTGGAGGCGAGGGGATAG
- a CDS encoding DUF2007 domain-containing protein: MNYEWVEVYKAPDHVEAELVRGLLEASGIPVVTEARGAQSLPFLLGPARVGGHISIRVPPEHAQAAREVLAAREEPSWPSGPGGGNGEDEM; this comes from the coding sequence ATGAACTACGAGTGGGTGGAGGTCTACAAGGCGCCGGACCACGTCGAGGCCGAGCTGGTCCGCGGCCTGCTGGAGGCCAGCGGCATCCCCGTCGTGACCGAAGCGCGCGGGGCCCAGTCCCTGCCGTTCCTCCTGGGCCCGGCCCGGGTCGGCGGGCACATCTCGATCCGGGTGCCGCCGGAGCATGCGCAGGCGGCCCGGGAGGTGCTGGCGGCCCGGGAGGAGCCGTCCTGGCCGTCTGGTCCGGGCGGTGGAAACGGGGAGGACGAGATGTAG
- a CDS encoding nitroreductase family protein produces the protein MTELPQNPCDVLEAIARRHSVREFRPDPVSEQVLLQLLEAARQAPSAMNLQPWEFVVVRRPETKARLAAATAGRNAQVVQTAGASVVCLASLRQADALADRIEGQIRAGQAPPDREAMVRRLREDQAYRQLLVLPNTYTAVGFLLLAATRLGLATLWMTGFDGEKVKEAVGAPAQDSLFAGVVAVGYPAEGWQQPARTRRPLEEIYSFERFGEK, from the coding sequence ATGACCGAGTTGCCGCAGAATCCGTGTGACGTCCTCGAAGCGATCGCCCGCCGCCACAGCGTGCGGGAGTTCCGGCCCGATCCGGTGTCCGAGCAGGTGCTCCTGCAACTCCTGGAGGCCGCCCGGCAGGCCCCCAGCGCCATGAACCTTCAGCCCTGGGAGTTCGTGGTGGTCCGCCGACCGGAGACCAAGGCGCGGCTGGCCGCCGCCACCGCAGGGCGGAACGCGCAGGTCGTGCAGACGGCGGGAGCATCGGTGGTCTGCCTGGCATCGCTCCGGCAGGCGGACGCCCTGGCGGACCGGATCGAAGGCCAGATCCGGGCCGGACAGGCGCCGCCCGACCGCGAGGCCATGGTCCGACGGCTGCGGGAGGACCAGGCTTACCGGCAGCTGCTGGTCCTGCCCAACACCTATACAGCCGTCGGCTTCCTGCTGCTGGCCGCGACCCGGCTCGGGCTCGCGACCCTCTGGATGACCGGCTTCGACGGCGAGAAGGTCAAGGAGGCCGTCGGCGCGCCGGCGCAGGACTCCCTCTTCGCCGGCGTCGTGGCCGTGGGCTACCCGGCGGAGGGATGGCAACAGCCCGCCCGCACCCGCAGGCCCCTGGAGGAGATCTACTCGTTCGAGCGGTTCGGGGAGAAGTAG